The genomic window TATTTGTTACAGTACCCAATAACTTCATTATGAGATATGGCGCTGTGAATATAAAACTTATAAAAGCCAATACCGGCCATGGCGATTGACCTTTGTGCGGTAGTTTAGGTGCACCTGATTGTTGTGATGAGTCATTGACAGCTTCAGCAAATGCTGCTTTGAAATTTTCCTTAGACGGATCCATATTCGATAAGCGAAGCCAATAAAGAAGTctgaaaaaacaacaaacacatgcTTTTATGTTCCTTTATTACATAATTGGACGCACTTATTATATATCCACGTTAATCCACGAAACACGGCAAATGTTTGCCAAAACTGTGCAAAAACACCACGTAAACGCCCAAAATTCGCTGCTACACCTAATATTGCACGAAATGAGCTGGTAAGTGCAAAAAATGTTGAATCCAACATTGCAGCAATATTTCCTATAGCCGACACAAGAGATTCAATACTCTGAAATGCTGGACGTGAGCTAGCTTCCGCTAATTGAATGAATCGCGTTTCAGGATCCATCGGGTTCATTCCACCCATACTAAACCGATTGTATGTACCTACAAAACCATTACCATAACCGCCGTATGAGCCTAAACCTCCATAGGCCCCATAATTTGCCGCACCGTAGCTACCATTACCGTAACCTCCATAGGAGCCAAACCCGCTGCCGAAATTATTGTAACCAGAATATCCATTATAACTCCCAAAGCCTATATTAGTCCCATAGCCACCCGTTGCTGCAGCATGTGGAGCTT from Eurosta solidaginis isolate ZX-2024a chromosome 3, ASM4086904v1, whole genome shotgun sequence includes these protein-coding regions:
- the Pex13 gene encoding peroxisomal membrane protein PEX13, whose translation is MVDNGGSANNFRSPVLVETNLIPPTGIAGTGQTGTLLGSDAQLRTPFAGNVRSLSAPPPLPQAPHAAATGGYGTNIGFGSYNGYSGYNNFGSGFGSYGGYGNGSYGAANYGAYGGLGSYGGYGNGFVGTYNRFSMGGMNPMDPETRFIQLAEASSRPAFQSIESLVSAIGNIAAMLDSTFFALTSSFRAILGVAANFGRLRGVFAQFWQTFAVFRGLTWIYNKLLYWLRLSNMDPSKENFKAAFAEAVNDSSQQSGAPKLPHKGQSPWPVLAFISFIFTAPYLIMKLLGTVTNTAQEEARNPNKWLNPIKTIAMYDFQARNPTELTMQCNQPLLIAPKEIQNTLGMLNTGWAVASTVDLQSVGIIPINYVKSPQQLREEQQQLQQKHYIQQQPSIPTNPTQLTNSKIGNEPQISLMDLSTSAFPAAPKIQNDSAAKPLDFDISPQPVAPPSATTFLTASSNIEL